One Heteronotia binoei isolate CCM8104 ecotype False Entrance Well chromosome 10, APGP_CSIRO_Hbin_v1, whole genome shotgun sequence genomic region harbors:
- the LOC132577944 gene encoding uridine phosphorylase 1-like: MVPGGSAEKKADGKQAAKESSIRIPNPNFEKMKEDILYHFALGTGTHNFPALFGDVKFVCIGGSPLRMKAFIGYIAAQLGIAKPRNDFPNICAATDRYAMYKAGPVLAVSHGIGMPSAAIMLHELIKLLHHSQCSNVIIIRLGTSGGIGLEPGSVVITKQAVNAAFKPQLEQVILGKSIFRSTTLDKELAEELLECGKELNQFNTVAGNTLCTLDFYEGQARLDGAICSFTNEEKMKYLKAADKAGVKNIEMESSVVAAMCNLTGIKGAVVCVTILDRLQGDQITTSHEGLEEFESRPQKLVGHFIKKRLTQK, translated from the exons ATGGTTCCTGGTGGCTCAGCTGAGAAGAAGGCAGATGGCAAGCAGGCAGCCAA AGAATCCTCCATTCGCATTCCAAACCCCAACTTTGAGAAGATGAAAGAGGACATCCTGTATCACTTTGCTCTTGGGACTGGTACCCACAATTTCCCTGCCTTGTTTGGAGATGTAAAG TTTGTGTGCATTGGAGGGAGCCCTTTGCGAATGAAAGCTTTCATCGGCTACATCGCCGCGCAGCTGGGAATTGCCAAGCCCCGCAATGACTTCCCCAACATCTGTGCAGCGACGGATCGCTATGCCATGTACAAAGCCGGCCCCGTCCTGGCCGTCAGT CATGGAATCGGCATGCCCTCTGCTGCTATCATGTTACACGAGCTGATCAAACTGCTGCATCATTCCCAGTGCTCTAACGTCATCATAATTCGTCTTGGCACATCTGGTGGAATAG GTTTGGAACCGGGTTCTGTAGTGATCACCAAGCAGGCTGTCAACGCCGCCTTCAAGCCTCAGCTCGAACAGGTGATCCTGGGGAAGTCCATCTTCCGCAGCACCACCCTAGACAAGGAACTGGCTGAAGAGCTGTTGGAGTGCGGCAAGGAACTGAACCAGTTCAACACCGTCGCAGGGAACACCTTGTGCACCCTGGATTTCTATGAAG GTCAAGCACGCCTCGACGGCGCCATTTGCTCGTTCACCAACGAAGAGAAAATGAAGTATCTGAAGGCAGCTGACAAGGCGGGCGTGAAAAACATCGAGATGGAATCCTCTGTTGTGGCAGCCATGTGCAATCTGACCGGCATCAAAG GTGCTGTGGTCTGCGTCACAATCTTGGACCGGCTTCAAGGGGACCAGATCACCACTTCTCATGAAGGCCTGGAGGAGTTCGAGTCGCGGCCTCAGAAACTGGTGGGGCATTTTATTAAGAAGCGCCTGACGCAAAAATGA